The following coding sequences lie in one Arabidopsis thaliana chromosome 3, partial sequence genomic window:
- a CDS encoding serine-rich protein-like protein (serine-rich protein-related; BEST Arabidopsis thaliana protein match is: serine-rich protein-related (TAIR:AT5G55980.1); Has 173 Blast hits to 173 proteins in 18 species: Archae - 0; Bacteria - 0; Metazoa - 0; Fungi - 0; Plants - 173; Viruses - 0; Other Eukaryotes - 0 (source: NCBI BLink).) has translation MEGKEEEAKRRMMMKIKLKETEADVSQDDIKRQEAYNMSPRVRRGGGGGGGSVGMSKSSSVRQNCLCAPTTHPGSFRCRYHRRNAGLGMSRGTSVPSNLSMLAGGDSNSPK, from the coding sequence atggaagggaaagaggaagaagcaaagaggaggatgatgatgaagatcaAACTTAAGGAGACAGAAGCAGACGTAAGCCAAGACGACATTAAAAGACAAGAAGCTTACAACATGTCTCCACGCGTACgtcgtggtggtggtggtggcggtggcTCGGTAGGTATGAGCAAGTCATCGAGCGTGAGGCAAAACTGTTTATGCGCACCAACTACACACCCTGGCTCCTTCAGGTGCCGTTACCACCGTCGTAACGCTGGACTCGGGATGTCTCGTGGCACATCCGTTCCCTCTAACCTTTCCATGTTGGCTGGTGGAGACTCTAATTCTCCCAAGTGa
- a CDS encoding WW domain-containing protein (WW domain-containing protein; CONTAINS InterPro DOMAIN/s: WW/Rsp5/WWP (InterPro:IPR001202); Has 1723 Blast hits to 1069 proteins in 210 species: Archae - 2; Bacteria - 74; Metazoa - 564; Fungi - 222; Plants - 86; Viruses - 6; Other Eukaryotes - 769 (source: NCBI BLink).), which translates to MGKRKERRYAAMNSTGRRVKLDLFAEPSGDLGGSDVRDGVEREQTELNELPNSPSSSGQKTENPLLLLGQYSDDEVEEDSDKKADDTSADSFLANKNEQVDGLIQGGHKDTNIKSGAVTTTMQMADQQQTGENSSALDSRAEVETGYTTVSNSTTLDGLNKQTVPSVQASGSVSLEHQAPTDVTSQWKMILHEESNQYYYWNTETGETSWELPTVLTQTTFAYGTGYNESGPMVTDASTLISSVEPSYFVPVQNSFTGTDYSTFPTVELDGRNKSEDLYVKSLGTDGHQVECRIDSVVSCQEDLSRPGNSDHVHTYFDAGAATDLPSRLLSQIESLLEKLRSLKRSHGNFHSNEQITKYILEVEVRHSDVKALILDTSPLLSFWLHTEKQLKRLEDSVNDEIYQLAKSAVMDEPETNKSPPKEKLVADANTESESEDSERDGELAQSGKSLHSDESADGSGDGSPKHSPNHPAGQSDIIPSTEMLQKAGSPDVEDVDMDVDMEVEESVPVSSVQVIDASDGKMFSQTEPSNLHTDVPPPPGEEWIPPPPSESEDVPPPPPDSYSEPIPPPPDNGHVASSLSSDSLGVPYTVPQSYMHQSADYATQYNLSYPESNYQYTNAVTLAPNTQFYGHVDGSQVSLPQSTFYYETVPGTTEVVPAAASAGEAYYDFNGAAPLFPVISSGESSLHHSGVGSANHHIPNNSSTAAVPSSRSNDSTEVGSSATASKSTDVTSGSSLLAKGQTKVKRTKKKTVAATSTLRSNKKVSSLVDKWKAAKEELNDSEEEEDDSEILDRKRKREIEEWKSRQIASGEAKDNANFQPLGGDWREKVKRKRERAEKSQKKDPEKQQKPDLTKLSANLPSEWQAYWDESTKKVYYGNTSTSQTSWTRPTT; encoded by the exons ATGGGGAAGAGAAAAGAGCGTCGTTACGCCGCCATGAATAGCACCGGCCGTCGTGTCAAGCTTGATCTCTTTGCGGAACCCTCTg gAGATTTGGGTGGCTCAGATGTGCGTGATGGAGTTGAGCGGGAACAAACAGAGCTTAATGAGCTACCCaattcaccttcttcttcag gtcagaaaacagaaaatcctTTGCTTTTACTTGGGCAGTATAGTGATGATGAGGTGGAAGAAGATTCGGATAAGAAGGCAGATGATACCTCTGCAGATAGTTTCTTAGCCAATAAAAATGAGCAG GTTGATGGATTAATTCAAGGAGGACACAAAGATACGAATATCAAATCAGGTGCAGTCACCACCACTATGCAGATGGCTGATCAACAGCAGACAGGGGAGAATTCTTCTGCTCTTGATTCTAGAGCTGAAGTAGAAACTGGTTATACCACAGTGAGTAACTCAACAACATTGGATGGACTAAACAAGCAGACAGTTCCCTCAGTTCAAGCATCTGGCAGTGTGTCTTTGGAGCACCAGGCTCCCACAGATGTTACGTCGCAGTGGAAGATGATTCTGCATGAGGAGAGCAATCAGTATTATTACTGGAATACAGAAACTGGAGAAACTTCGTGGGAATTGCCTACAGTTTTGACTCAAACTACCTTTGCATATGGGACTGGGTACAATGAGTCTGGGCCCATGGTTACAGATGCTTCCACCTTGATTTCAAGTGTTGAACCAAGCTATTTCGTACCCGTGCAAAATAGTTTCACAGGAACTGACTATTCTACTTTTCCAACTGTTGAGCTGGATGGGAGAAACAAAAGTGAAGATCTATATGTCAAAAGTTTAGGAACTGATGGTCATCAAGTTGAATGTCGGATAGACTCTGTTGTTAGTTGTCAGGAGGACCTTTCAAGGCCAGGAAATTCAGATCATGTGCATACTTATTTTGATGCAGGAGCTGCTACTGACCTCCCATCTCGCTTGTTGAGTCAAATCGAAAGCTTACTGGAGAAGCTGAGGTCTCTGAAGAG GTCGCATGGGAACTTTCACAGCAATGAGCAGATAACAAAGTACATTCTGGAGGTTGAAGTCAGACATTCTGATGTAAAGGCGCTCATATTGGACACCTCAcctttactttctttttggcTTCACACTGAGAAACAACTTAAGCGGCTGGAAGATAGTGTTAACGATGAGATTTACCAGCTTGCAAAATCTGCAGTAATGGATGAACCAGAAACTAACAAAAGCCCTCCCAAAGAAAAGTTGGTGGCAGATGCTAATACAGAGAGTGAGTCCGAGGACAGTGAGAGAGATGGAGAGTTAGCTCAATCTGGAAAATCTCTTCATTCAGATGAATCAGCTGATGGGAGCGGCGATGGATCTCCTAAACACTCCCCAAATCATCCAGCTGGGCAGTCTGATATTATTCCTTCAACTGAGATGCTTCAGAAGGCCGGCTCCCCAGATGTGGAAGATGTTGACATGGATGTGGATATGGAAGTTGAAGAATCAGTTCCAGTGTCTTCTGTTCAAGTGATAGACGCTTCTGATGGTAAGATGTTCAGTCAAACAGAGCCATCCAACCTTCATACAGATGTTCCACCACCTCCGGGTGAGGAATGGATTCCACCACCGCCGTCTGAGAGTGAAGATGTTCCTCCACCGCCACCAGACAGTTATAGCGAACCAATTCCTCCACCACCTGACAATGGCCATGTCGCTTCATCTTTGTCCAGTGACTCTCTCGGAGTTCCCTATACCGTACCTCAATCATATATGCATCAATCTGCTGATTATGCGACACAATACAACTTATCCTATCCAGAGTCCAATTATCAATATACCAATGCTGTTACTCTAGCTCCTAATACTCAGTTCTATGGCCATGTGGATGGATCTCAAGTTTCTCTTCCCCAATCCACATTTTATTATGAAACTGTTCCTGGTACAACTGAAGTTGTTCCTGCAGCAGCCAGTGCTGGTGAAGCTTATTACGATTTCAATGGTGCAGCTCCACTGTTTCCTGTCATTAGCTCGGGTGAGTCATCTCTACATCACAGTGGAGTTGGTTCTGCTAATCACCACATCCCAAACAACTCTTCTACAGCTGCAGTGCCTAGTTCGAGATCCAATGACTCTACTGAGGTTGGATCTTCAGCAACTGCTTCTAAATCCACAGATGTTACAAGTGGATCGTCTCTATTAGCAAAAGGTCAAACTAAAG TGAAAcggacaaaaaagaaaacagtagCTGCTACATCTACATTGAGGTCAAATAAAAAGGTTTCCAGTTTGGTTGACAAG TGGAAAGCTGCGAAAGAGGAGCTAAACGatagcgaagaagaagaagatgattccgAAATCCTagatagaaaaagaaaacgagaaaTCGAAGAATGGAAATCTCGACAAATCGCAAGTGGAGAGGCTAAAGACAACGCAAATTTCCAACCCCTGGGTGGTGACTG GCGTGAGAAAGTGAAACGGAAGAGAGAACGAGCTGAGAAGTCTCAGAAGAAAGACCCCGAAAAGCAGCAAAAACCTGATCTAACAAAACTCTCAGCAAATCTCCCGTCGGAATGGCAG GCATATTGGGACGAATCTACCAAAAAAGTTTACTATGGGAATACGAGTACATCTCAAACCAGTTGGACACGACCCACTACCTGA
- a CDS encoding regulatory protein RecX family protein (regulatory protein RecX family protein; FUNCTIONS IN: molecular_function unknown; INVOLVED IN: regulation of DNA repair; LOCATED IN: mitochondrion; EXPRESSED IN: 22 plant structures; EXPRESSED DURING: 13 growth stages; CONTAINS InterPro DOMAIN/s: Regulatory protein RecX (InterPro:IPR003783); Has 1697 Blast hits to 1697 proteins in 756 species: Archae - 0; Bacteria - 1482; Metazoa - 0; Fungi - 0; Plants - 35; Viruses - 0; Other Eukaryotes - 180 (source: NCBI BLink).), producing the protein MLKLGFRLAIGIQHHRLFRIPWAKRHSVPRILCSEQRDYCSSGLTKYVPKKSRKITEDLTSQQFDVTRVDHSVLGFQVKGNSKEARDGSFLDLQEENDTGSYTNVSCDDSDEGFMSLDKGIDASRLDHSVLGSKVKANIKETGEDTDFHLRDKNDADMYSDVSCDDSNDESSNEVRSTGYKSTRQHKQAYDKIKLHLEAEQAKSSKEACKTTQDAEHMAIRYLGLRAYSAADLKKKLIGKKYPIEVVDKVIDDFQIRGFVNDSLYAESFTRSRWSSLSWGPRRIKQALFKKGISNKDSETAIKLVFEKRQCNEGDEEAELNHGLSKEAVDQLYVQASKRWLQGRDLPTETRKTRVIRWLQYRGFNWGVVTQLLKRLESTHES; encoded by the exons ATGCTGAAACTAGGGTTTCGGTTAGCGATTGGCATTCAACATCATCGCCTCTTCCGTATTCCATG GGCGAAGAGACACTCTGTACCTAGAATCTTGTGTTCTGAGCAGCGGGATTACTGTTCATCAGGTCTGACAAAGTATGTTCCTAAGAAGTCTCGGAAGATTACTGAAGATTTGACATCTCAGCAATTTGATGTTACTAGAGTGGATCATAGTGTGTTGGGATTTCAAGTTAAGGGTAACAGCAAAGAGGCTAGAGATGGCTCATTTTTGGATCTGCAAGAGGAAAATGATACTGGAAGTTACACGAATGTGTCTTGTGATGACTCTGATGAAGGTTTTATGAGTTTGGACAAGGGTATAGATGCTAGTAGATTGGATCATAGTGTATTGGGGTCTAAAGTGAAGGCTAACATCAAAGAGACTGGAGAGGATACTGATTTTCATCTGCGGGATAAAAATGATGCTGATATGTACTCTGATGTTTCTTGTGATGACTCTAATGATGAAAGCAGCAACGAAGTTAGATCTACAGGCTATAAGTCGACGAGACAACACAAACAAGCTTATGATAAAATCAAACTACATTTGGAAGCTGAACAGGCCAAGAGTAGCAAAGAAGCCTGCAAAACCACGCAAGATGCAGAGCACATGGCTATTCGCTATCTCGGTTTAAG AGCATATTCAGCAGCTgacctgaagaagaagctcataGGAAAGAAATATCCTATTGAAGTCGTTGACAAAGTGATCGATGATTTCCAGATTCG AGGTTTTGTCAATGATAGCTTGTACGCGGAGTCATTCACTCGATCTAGATGGTCTTCCTTAAGTTGGGGACCAAGGCGGATCAAACAA GCATTGTTTAAGAAAGGCATAAGCAACAAAGACTCAGAGACGGCCATAAAGCTGGTTTTTGAGAAACGCCAATGCaatgaaggagatgaagaagcagaacTAAACCACGGGCTGTCCAAGGAAGCAGTGGACCAGCTTTATGTCCAGGCATCAAAGCGGTGGCTTCAAGGTCGAGACTTGCCTACAGAAACTCGTAAAACTAGAGTCATCCGGTGGCTTCAGTACCGGGGTTTCAACTGGGGTGTCGTTACCCAGCTTCTAAAGAGGTTAGAGTCTACTCATGAGTCGTGA
- a CDS encoding WW domain-containing protein (WW domain-containing protein; CONTAINS InterPro DOMAIN/s: WW/Rsp5/WWP (InterPro:IPR001202); Has 4868 Blast hits to 3360 proteins in 446 species: Archae - 8; Bacteria - 476; Metazoa - 1490; Fungi - 707; Plants - 530; Viruses - 89; Other Eukaryotes - 1568 (source: NCBI BLink).) yields the protein MQMADQQQTGENSSALDSRAEVETGYTTVSNSTTLDGLNKQTVPSVQASGSVSLEHQAPTDVTSQWKMILHEESNQYYYWNTETGETSWELPTVLTQTTFAYGTGYNESGPMVTDASTLISSVEPSYFVPVQNSFTGTDYSTFPTVELDGRNKSEDLYVKSLGTDGHQVECRIDSVVSCQEDLSRPGNSDHVHTYFDAGAATDLPSRLLSQIESLLEKLRSLKRSHGNFHSNEQITKYILEVEVRHSDVKALILDTSPLLSFWLHTEKQLKRLEDSVNDEIYQLAKSAVMDEPETNKSPPKEKLVADANTESESEDSERDGELAQSGKSLHSDESADGSGDGSPKHSPNHPAGQSDIIPSTEMLQKAGSPDVEDVDMDVDMEVEESVPVSSVQVIDASDGKMFSQTEPSNLHTDVPPPPGEEWIPPPPSESEDVPPPPPDSYSEPIPPPPDNGHVASSLSSDSLGVPYTVPQSYMHQSADYATQYNLSYPESNYQYTNAVTLAPNTQFYGHVDGSQVSLPQSTFYYETVPGTTEVVPAAASAGEAYYDFNGAAPLFPVISSGESSLHHSGVGSANHHIPNNSSTAAVPSSRSNDSTEVGSSATASKSTDVTSGSSLLAKGQTKVKRTKKKTVAATSTLRSNKKVSSLVDKWKAAKEELNDSEEEEDDSEILDRKRKREIEEWKSRQIASGEAKDNANFQPLGGDWREKVKRKRERAEKSQKKDPEKQQKPDLTKLSANLPSEWQAYWDESTKKVYYGNTSTSQTSWTRPTT from the exons ATGCAGATGGCTGATCAACAGCAGACAGGGGAGAATTCTTCTGCTCTTGATTCTAGAGCTGAAGTAGAAACTGGTTATACCACAGTGAGTAACTCAACAACATTGGATGGACTAAACAAGCAGACAGTTCCCTCAGTTCAAGCATCTGGCAGTGTGTCTTTGGAGCACCAGGCTCCCACAGATGTTACGTCGCAGTGGAAGATGATTCTGCATGAGGAGAGCAATCAGTATTATTACTGGAATACAGAAACTGGAGAAACTTCGTGGGAATTGCCTACAGTTTTGACTCAAACTACCTTTGCATATGGGACTGGGTACAATGAGTCTGGGCCCATGGTTACAGATGCTTCCACCTTGATTTCAAGTGTTGAACCAAGCTATTTCGTACCCGTGCAAAATAGTTTCACAGGAACTGACTATTCTACTTTTCCAACTGTTGAGCTGGATGGGAGAAACAAAAGTGAAGATCTATATGTCAAAAGTTTAGGAACTGATGGTCATCAAGTTGAATGTCGGATAGACTCTGTTGTTAGTTGTCAGGAGGACCTTTCAAGGCCAGGAAATTCAGATCATGTGCATACTTATTTTGATGCAGGAGCTGCTACTGACCTCCCATCTCGCTTGTTGAGTCAAATCGAAAGCTTACTGGAGAAGCTGAGGTCTCTGAAGAG GTCGCATGGGAACTTTCACAGCAATGAGCAGATAACAAAGTACATTCTGGAGGTTGAAGTCAGACATTCTGATGTAAAGGCGCTCATATTGGACACCTCAcctttactttctttttggcTTCACACTGAGAAACAACTTAAGCGGCTGGAAGATAGTGTTAACGATGAGATTTACCAGCTTGCAAAATCTGCAGTAATGGATGAACCAGAAACTAACAAAAGCCCTCCCAAAGAAAAGTTGGTGGCAGATGCTAATACAGAGAGTGAGTCCGAGGACAGTGAGAGAGATGGAGAGTTAGCTCAATCTGGAAAATCTCTTCATTCAGATGAATCAGCTGATGGGAGCGGCGATGGATCTCCTAAACACTCCCCAAATCATCCAGCTGGGCAGTCTGATATTATTCCTTCAACTGAGATGCTTCAGAAGGCCGGCTCCCCAGATGTGGAAGATGTTGACATGGATGTGGATATGGAAGTTGAAGAATCAGTTCCAGTGTCTTCTGTTCAAGTGATAGACGCTTCTGATGGTAAGATGTTCAGTCAAACAGAGCCATCCAACCTTCATACAGATGTTCCACCACCTCCGGGTGAGGAATGGATTCCACCACCGCCGTCTGAGAGTGAAGATGTTCCTCCACCGCCACCAGACAGTTATAGCGAACCAATTCCTCCACCACCTGACAATGGCCATGTCGCTTCATCTTTGTCCAGTGACTCTCTCGGAGTTCCCTATACCGTACCTCAATCATATATGCATCAATCTGCTGATTATGCGACACAATACAACTTATCCTATCCAGAGTCCAATTATCAATATACCAATGCTGTTACTCTAGCTCCTAATACTCAGTTCTATGGCCATGTGGATGGATCTCAAGTTTCTCTTCCCCAATCCACATTTTATTATGAAACTGTTCCTGGTACAACTGAAGTTGTTCCTGCAGCAGCCAGTGCTGGTGAAGCTTATTACGATTTCAATGGTGCAGCTCCACTGTTTCCTGTCATTAGCTCGGGTGAGTCATCTCTACATCACAGTGGAGTTGGTTCTGCTAATCACCACATCCCAAACAACTCTTCTACAGCTGCAGTGCCTAGTTCGAGATCCAATGACTCTACTGAGGTTGGATCTTCAGCAACTGCTTCTAAATCCACAGATGTTACAAGTGGATCGTCTCTATTAGCAAAAGGTCAAACTAAAG TGAAAcggacaaaaaagaaaacagtagCTGCTACATCTACATTGAGGTCAAATAAAAAGGTTTCCAGTTTGGTTGACAAG TGGAAAGCTGCGAAAGAGGAGCTAAACGatagcgaagaagaagaagatgattccgAAATCCTagatagaaaaagaaaacgagaaaTCGAAGAATGGAAATCTCGACAAATCGCAAGTGGAGAGGCTAAAGACAACGCAAATTTCCAACCCCTGGGTGGTGACTG GCGTGAGAAAGTGAAACGGAAGAGAGAACGAGCTGAGAAGTCTCAGAAGAAAGACCCCGAAAAGCAGCAAAAACCTGATCTAACAAAACTCTCAGCAAATCTCCCGTCGGAATGGCAG GCATATTGGGACGAATCTACCAAAAAAGTTTACTATGGGAATACGAGTACATCTCAAACCAGTTGGACACGACCCACTACCTGA
- a CDS encoding RNA-binding (RRM/RBD/RNP motifs) family protein (RNA-binding (RRM/RBD/RNP motifs) family protein; FUNCTIONS IN: RNA binding, nucleotide binding, nucleic acid binding; INVOLVED IN: biological_process unknown; LOCATED IN: cellular_component unknown; EXPRESSED IN: cultured cell; CONTAINS InterPro DOMAIN/s: RNA recognition motif, RNP-1 (InterPro:IPR000504), Nucleotide-binding, alpha-beta plait (InterPro:IPR012677); BEST Arabidopsis thaliana protein match is: RNA-binding (RRM/RBD/RNP motifs) family protein (TAIR:AT5G40490.1); Has 29670 Blast hits to 17940 proteins in 825 species: Archae - 2; Bacteria - 1873; Metazoa - 15827; Fungi - 2972; Plants - 6390; Viruses - 0; Other Eukaryotes - 2606 (source: NCBI BLink).): MGSRSRNDNFQSGDGASPGKIFIGGLHKDTTNTVFNKHFGKYGEITDSVIMRDRHTGQPRGFGFITFADPSVVDKVIEDTHVINGKQVEIKRTIPKGAGGNQSKDIKTKKIFVGGIPSTVTEDELKDFFAKYGNVVEHQVIRDHETNRSRGFGFVIFDSEEVVDELLSKGNMIDMADTQVSLYKWGLEFWFMMTYLSWFQFDIFSLFLSLYTFNLVRILPTSLPNVRSLSQ, translated from the exons ATGGGTTCCAGATCTCGTAATGATAATTTCCAGTCCGGCGATGGCGCTAGTCCTGG GAAAATATTCATTGGAGGATTGCACAAAGACACGACTAATA CTGTGTTCAATAAGCACTTTGGCAAGTACGGGGAGATTACAGATTCTGTCATTATGCGAGATCGACATACTGGACAACCTAGGGGTTTCGGTTTCATCACCTTCGCTGACCCTTCTGTTGTTGACAAAGTTATCGAAGATACTCATGTCATCAATGGCAAACAG GTTGAGATCAAAAGGACTATTCCGAAAGGTGCTGGTGGCAATCAGTCAAAGgacatcaaaacaaagaagattttCGTTGGTGGTATACCCTCAACGGTTACAGAAG ATGAACTTAAGGACTTCTTTGCCAAGTATGGGAACGTGGTGGAGCACCAGGTTATTCGAGACCATGAAACAAACAGGTCCagaggttttggttttgtaatttttgatAGCGAAGAAGTCGTAGATGAATTATTGTCCAAAGGAAACATGATCGATATGGCAGACACTCAGGTAAGCTTGTACAAATGGGGATTAGAATTTTGGTTCATGATGACATATTTATCTTGGTttcaatttgatattttctccTTGTTCCTTTCATTATACACGTTTAACTTAGTTAGAATTCTACCCACTAGCTTACCAAATGTAAGGAGCTTGTCACAGTAA
- a CDS encoding RNA-binding (RRM/RBD/RNP motifs) family protein translates to MFCLEFLCCRKIFIGGLHKDTTNTVFNKHFGKYGEITDSVIMRDRHTGQPRGFGFITFADPSVVDKVIEDTHVINGKQVEIKRTIPKGAGGNQSKDIKTKKIFVGGIPSTVTEDELKDFFAKYGNVVEHQVIRDHETNRSRGFGFVIFDSEEVVDELLSKGNMIDMADTQVEIKKAEPKKSLNRSPPSYGSHPRGRSSNDSYASYGGPYGGFDGGYGHPPGPIRSHGGPASRYAGGYGYGRGSVGPEFGGGYNNYGGGSLGGYRNEPPLGYSSRFGPYGSGFGGEGYGRGGEGAYLGYPRGGGEGYGGYGGPGYGGAYESGGPGGSYEGAGGPYGRGYSSSSRYHPYAR, encoded by the exons atgttttgcttgGAATTTTTGTGTTGCAGGAAAATATTCATTGGAGGATTGCACAAAGACACGACTAATA CTGTGTTCAATAAGCACTTTGGCAAGTACGGGGAGATTACAGATTCTGTCATTATGCGAGATCGACATACTGGACAACCTAGGGGTTTCGGTTTCATCACCTTCGCTGACCCTTCTGTTGTTGACAAAGTTATCGAAGATACTCATGTCATCAATGGCAAACAG GTTGAGATCAAAAGGACTATTCCGAAAGGTGCTGGTGGCAATCAGTCAAAGgacatcaaaacaaagaagattttCGTTGGTGGTATACCCTCAACGGTTACAGAAG ATGAACTTAAGGACTTCTTTGCCAAGTATGGGAACGTGGTGGAGCACCAGGTTATTCGAGACCATGAAACAAACAGGTCCagaggttttggttttgtaatttttgatAGCGAAGAAGTCGTAGATGAATTATTGTCCAAAGGAAACATGATCGATATGGCAGACACTCAG GTGGAGATCAAGAAAGCTGAACCAAAGAAATCTCTAAACCGTTCACCTCCTTCTTACGGTAGTCACCCTAGAGGTCGTTCTTCTAACGATAGTTATGCAAGTTATGGTGGACCTTACGGAGGTTTTGATGGAGGGTATGGTCATCCTCCAGGTCCCATTAGGTCACATGGAGGTCCTGCTAGTAGATATGCTGGGGGATATGGGTATGGTCGTGGCAGTGTAGGCCCTGAATTTGGAGGAGGTTATAATAATTATGGGGGTGGTAGTTTAGGAGGTTACCGGAATGAACCACCCCTTGGCTATTCTAGTCGTTTTGGACCCTATGGGAGTGGGTTTGGTGGTGAGGGATATGGCCGTGGAGGAGAAGGAGCCTATTTGGGATATCCTCGTGGAGGAGGGGAAGGCTATGGGGGATATGGTGGGCCTGGTTACGGCGGTGCATATGAATCTGGTGGCCCAGGTGGCAGTTATGAAGGAGCAGGTGGTCCATATGGGAGGGGTTATAGTAGCAGTAGTCGATACCATCCGTATGCAAGGTAG